The following coding sequences lie in one uncultured Mailhella sp. genomic window:
- a CDS encoding YitT family protein has translation MSLSLSPRLCLLNLAGSAILSFGLYNVHALSGVTEGGILGATLLLHYWFHISPAWSGLVMNAACYLLGWKLMGGGFVLYSLVAGGGFSLFYALFELFPPLWPQLADMPLTASVLGALFVGVGVGLCVRAGGAPGGDDALAMSISHITGWNIRWPYLLSDLIVLLLSLSYIPLERMGYSLLTVILSGQIIGFVQSFRAKENPAA, from the coding sequence GTGTCTCTTTCCCTTTCTCCCAGGCTGTGCCTGCTCAATCTCGCAGGCAGCGCCATTCTGTCCTTCGGCCTTTACAACGTCCACGCGCTTTCCGGCGTCACGGAAGGCGGCATTCTGGGCGCAACGCTGCTGCTGCATTACTGGTTCCACATTTCTCCCGCCTGGTCCGGCCTCGTCATGAACGCCGCCTGCTACCTGCTGGGCTGGAAGCTCATGGGCGGCGGCTTTGTACTCTATTCCCTCGTGGCTGGCGGAGGATTTTCCCTCTTCTACGCCCTCTTTGAGCTCTTTCCGCCCCTGTGGCCCCAGCTTGCCGACATGCCGCTCACGGCCTCCGTGCTCGGAGCCCTCTTTGTGGGCGTGGGCGTGGGGCTGTGCGTTCGGGCAGGAGGCGCTCCCGGCGGCGACGACGCCCTGGCCATGAGCATTTCACACATCACGGGCTGGAATATCCGCTGGCCCTATCTTCTGAGCGACCTGATCGTGCTGCTGCTCTCCCTTTCCTATATTCCCCTGGAACGCATGGGCTACTCTCTGCTGACGGTCATCCTTTCCGGACAGATCATCGGCTTTGTTCAGTCCTTCCGGGCCAAAGAGAACCCCGCAGCCTGA
- a CDS encoding integrase arm-type DNA-binding domain-containing protein, whose protein sequence is MSGINKLTDTKIKKTQPSDKIIQLGDGDRLWLVVYPSGKKVWRVKWKSDYRQDQFTIGHYPGISLKQARMERDRITGLLDQGIDPNVQKKAEKTFAMEQMEKDARTFRVVALEWHKKRTKVQTESTRRLKMQRLEKHVFSVIGDKPMASLTITDLVAMLQQIESTGHAEMARRVGQIVRQICRYARLPGDIP, encoded by the coding sequence ATGAGTGGAATCAACAAGTTGACAGACACAAAAATCAAAAAAACACAGCCTTCAGACAAGATTATTCAGCTTGGAGACGGCGACAGGCTCTGGCTCGTCGTTTACCCCTCCGGAAAAAAGGTCTGGCGGGTCAAATGGAAAAGCGATTACAGGCAGGATCAATTCACCATTGGCCATTATCCGGGTATTTCACTGAAGCAGGCCAGAATGGAACGGGACAGGATTACCGGACTGCTGGATCAGGGAATTGATCCCAACGTTCAGAAGAAGGCCGAAAAAACGTTTGCCATGGAGCAGATGGAAAAGGATGCCAGAACCTTTCGTGTAGTCGCTCTGGAATGGCATAAGAAAAGAACCAAGGTGCAGACGGAAAGCACACGCCGCCTGAAAATGCAGCGGCTTGAAAAGCACGTCTTCTCCGTCATCGGCGATAAGCCTATGGCGTCACTGACCATAACTGATCTTGTTGCCATGCTGCAGCAGATAGAAAGTACGGGCCATGCAGAAATGGCACGACGTGTCGGACAGATCGTAAGACAGATATGCCGTTACGCCAGATTACCCGGTGATATTCCCTAG
- the mfd gene encoding transcription-repair coupling factor codes for MDKESLLRRMEESAGLTVCRAGSASLARLAVEAVRAGRHAVIAVRSRDALAVMRGLTTLFTSELSVGRAGASESSARGQAERPLWERPWVFLPPFSQRSLSREGWAERLSVLYALRSGTAKGVVFTADNLIPALPPLDFLDSRVMTVRRGEDIAPELLMEQLVEWGYQRVPMVAHAGDMARRGDILDVLPPGYEKPLRLEFFGDTVDEMRVFDFVTQRSVGQLEEVTLLPVTALGSGEAWKKGVRAFWKERARAEVLSERSRNSLEHALEQDDMRLLPGSVHASATFLDDWFAPDAMCFLPGRCELRDDLEEAERRWREDLRVQSEETSLIQPAHMDVRDADLAEKALESRPRLYAEPLTMGSETSGEDLLERSLHSFAELFPGRTEQDRPWQQLSAGLRTWTSSHRQVVLAFASERGRRKFLKLAEQDGLLPNLRYDPEGRGLYAVVAPYRQGAELVWDDCLVLGEEILQPKAESSHRVASGAFRGLDRYDDLRVGDLLVHRDYGVGRFGGLHRMSPGGTGVDNDYLLLEYADGAKLYLPVDRLSVVQKFKADGPPPALDKLGGTAWTSSREKARKAVEKVAADLMQMYAWRKVAKGFSYSPVGEMYHEFEATFGFEETPDQARAIQEVFADMDKPVPMDRLVCGDVGFGKTEVALRAAFRAACDGRQVALLCPTTVLAEQHYQTFRSRMAGFPINVGLLSRFVPRAKQTETLKAAARGQIDILIGTHRLLSKDVQLPNLGLLILDEEQRFGVRHKEKLKELRKNVDALTLTATPIPRTLQLSMSGIRELSVLETAPAERKPVATAIIDRDRGALRQVMERELARQGQVFFVHNRVQTLPQTAAMVKELVPNARVGMAHGQMAEKELEDTMHKFWHGELDVLVCTAIVESGLDFPRANTLIVDQAQMFGLGQLYQLRGRVGRSDRQAYAVFVVSDVEHLPSLARERLRIILEMDYLGAGFQVAMEDLRLRGAGNILGEAQSGHMARVGLDLYLEMLEDAVAKLKGDEELLRTETEINLGIPAHIPDSYIEDAHERLKYYKMLSSATDAAARESVEMEIRDRFGPFPEALETFLAVLAFKGRVNELGVARADLLPDRVRVTWADGQKRVQPEAIVRLVMAHRDRIHLQPPATLELSLGREGGMARRLDEAGELLGTLLTSGEGQA; via the coding sequence ATGGATAAAGAATCGCTGCTCCGTAGAATGGAAGAGAGCGCCGGTCTTACGGTGTGCCGTGCCGGGTCGGCCTCGCTGGCCCGTCTGGCGGTGGAAGCGGTGCGGGCCGGACGCCATGCGGTCATCGCCGTGCGCAGCCGGGACGCGCTTGCCGTCATGCGTGGTCTGACCACGCTGTTTACTTCCGAACTTTCCGTGGGACGCGCCGGCGCGTCCGAGTCCTCGGCCCGAGGTCAGGCGGAACGTCCGCTCTGGGAGAGACCGTGGGTGTTCCTGCCGCCGTTCAGTCAGCGTTCGCTCAGTCGCGAGGGCTGGGCGGAAAGGCTGTCGGTGCTGTACGCCCTGCGGTCGGGAACGGCGAAGGGCGTGGTGTTCACGGCAGACAACCTGATTCCCGCGCTGCCGCCGCTGGATTTTCTGGACAGTCGCGTCATGACCGTGCGGCGCGGGGAGGATATTGCTCCCGAGCTTCTCATGGAACAGCTCGTGGAATGGGGCTATCAGCGCGTGCCCATGGTGGCGCACGCGGGCGACATGGCGCGGCGCGGCGATATTCTGGACGTGCTGCCTCCGGGCTATGAAAAGCCTCTGCGTCTGGAATTTTTCGGCGACACGGTGGACGAAATGCGCGTGTTCGACTTTGTCACGCAGCGATCCGTGGGGCAGCTTGAGGAAGTGACGCTTCTGCCCGTGACGGCTCTCGGCAGCGGCGAGGCGTGGAAAAAAGGGGTGCGCGCGTTCTGGAAGGAGCGGGCGCGGGCGGAGGTGCTGAGCGAGCGCTCGCGCAATTCGCTTGAACACGCGCTGGAGCAGGACGACATGCGTCTTCTGCCGGGCAGCGTGCACGCCTCGGCCACGTTTCTCGACGACTGGTTTGCGCCGGACGCCATGTGCTTTCTGCCCGGACGATGCGAGCTGCGCGACGATCTGGAAGAAGCGGAGCGCCGGTGGCGGGAAGACCTGCGCGTGCAGTCGGAGGAAACGAGCCTGATACAGCCGGCGCACATGGACGTGCGCGACGCCGACCTTGCGGAAAAGGCGCTGGAGAGTCGTCCGAGACTGTATGCGGAGCCGCTCACCATGGGTTCCGAAACGTCGGGCGAAGATCTTCTGGAGCGCAGTCTGCACAGTTTTGCCGAGCTCTTTCCGGGGCGCACGGAGCAGGACAGGCCGTGGCAGCAGCTTTCGGCCGGACTCAGAACATGGACGTCTTCGCACAGACAGGTGGTGCTGGCCTTTGCGTCCGAGCGCGGACGCCGCAAGTTTCTCAAGCTGGCGGAGCAGGACGGCCTGCTGCCGAATCTCCGCTACGATCCGGAGGGGCGCGGACTTTACGCCGTGGTGGCTCCGTACCGGCAGGGCGCGGAGCTGGTGTGGGACGACTGTCTCGTGCTCGGCGAGGAGATTCTGCAGCCCAAGGCGGAAAGTTCGCATCGCGTGGCGTCGGGGGCGTTCCGCGGACTGGACAGGTACGACGATCTGCGCGTGGGCGATCTTCTGGTGCATCGGGATTACGGCGTGGGGCGCTTCGGCGGTCTGCACCGCATGAGTCCCGGCGGAACCGGCGTGGACAACGATTATCTGCTGCTGGAATACGCCGACGGCGCGAAGCTGTATCTGCCGGTGGATCGACTTTCCGTGGTGCAGAAGTTCAAGGCGGACGGTCCGCCGCCCGCGCTGGACAAGCTGGGCGGCACGGCCTGGACGAGCAGCAGGGAAAAGGCGCGCAAGGCCGTGGAAAAGGTGGCCGCGGACCTCATGCAGATGTACGCGTGGCGCAAGGTGGCCAAGGGCTTTTCCTATTCGCCGGTGGGCGAGATGTATCATGAGTTCGAGGCGACGTTCGGCTTCGAGGAGACGCCCGATCAGGCCCGCGCCATTCAGGAAGTGTTCGCGGACATGGACAAGCCCGTGCCCATGGACAGGCTGGTGTGCGGCGACGTAGGCTTCGGCAAGACGGAAGTGGCGCTTCGCGCGGCCTTCCGCGCGGCCTGCGACGGGCGGCAGGTGGCGCTTCTGTGCCCCACCACGGTGCTTGCGGAACAGCATTATCAGACGTTCCGTTCGCGCATGGCGGGCTTTCCCATCAACGTGGGGCTGCTCAGCCGCTTCGTGCCCCGGGCAAAGCAGACGGAAACGCTGAAGGCCGCGGCGCGTGGTCAGATAGACATTCTCATAGGCACGCACCGGCTGCTTTCCAAGGACGTGCAGCTGCCCAATCTCGGCCTGCTCATTCTCGACGAGGAACAGCGCTTCGGCGTGCGGCACAAGGAAAAGCTGAAGGAGCTCAGGAAGAACGTGGACGCGCTCACGCTGACGGCCACGCCCATTCCGCGCACGCTTCAGCTCTCCATGTCGGGCATACGCGAGCTTTCCGTGCTGGAAACCGCGCCCGCCGAACGCAAGCCCGTGGCCACGGCCATCATCGACCGGGATCGCGGCGCGCTCAGGCAGGTCATGGAGCGGGAGCTCGCCCGTCAGGGGCAGGTGTTCTTCGTCCACAACCGAGTGCAGACGCTGCCGCAGACGGCGGCCATGGTTAAGGAACTCGTGCCGAACGCCCGCGTGGGCATGGCGCACGGTCAGATGGCGGAAAAGGAACTGGAAGACACCATGCACAAGTTCTGGCACGGCGAGCTCGACGTGCTGGTGTGCACGGCCATTGTGGAATCGGGACTGGACTTTCCCCGGGCGAACACGCTCATCGTGGATCAGGCGCAGATGTTCGGTCTCGGCCAGCTCTATCAGCTTCGCGGCAGGGTGGGGCGCTCCGACAGACAGGCCTATGCGGTGTTCGTGGTGTCGGATGTGGAACATCTGCCCAGTCTGGCCCGCGAGCGTCTGCGCATCATTCTGGAAATGGACTATCTCGGCGCGGGCTTTCAGGTGGCCATGGAGGATCTGCGTCTGCGCGGAGCGGGCAACATTCTCGGCGAGGCGCAGTCCGGGCACATGGCCCGCGTGGGACTCGATCTGTACCTGGAAATGCTGGAAGACGCCGTGGCGAAGCTCAAGGGCGATGAGGAGCTGTTGCGCACGGAAACGGAAATCAATCTCGGCATACCGGCGCACATTCCCGATTCGTACATCGAGGATGCGCACGAGCGGCTCAAGTACTACAAGATGCTCTCTTCCGCCACGGACGCGGCGGCCAGGGAATCCGTGGAAATGGAGATCCGCGACAGGTTCGGCCCGTTCCCCGAGGCTCTGGAAACCTTCCTTGCAGTGCTGGCGTTCAAGGGCCGGGTGAACGAGCTCGGCGTGGCCCGAGCCGATCTTCTGCCCGACCGCGTTCGCGTCACCTGGGCCGACGGACAGAAGAGAGTGCAGCCGGAAGCCATCGTGCGTCTTGTCATGGCGCACAGGGATCGCATTCACCTTCAGCCGCCGGCGACGCTGGAACTCTCGCTCGGTCGGGAGGGCGGCATGGCCCGCAGGCTGGACGAGGCCGGAGAGCTGCTCGGAACGCTGCTCACGAGCGGCGAAGGGCAGGCGTGA
- the recO gene encoding DNA repair protein RecO, which translates to MQWTDDALVLRVGKFREVDLWVRLLAREKGLVTAFAFGGSRSRRRFTGCLDAFNLIRVSAGYSRDGRFLNMSEATLLAGPERLRRDWRRQGMAANCVRFMEAMGVPPDNAGASFSLMRGMLELLEKEDDVPAVMPVLFRFRLASEQGYAPQLHVCARCGRPLEAEPDVHFLVGEGEVCCASCRRPGDMSLVLGQEALDVLGKVKEYSPESWGRLRPSPEGARQAARLIDAFVRYHLGLEWGNGRFRSI; encoded by the coding sequence CTGCAGTGGACTGATGACGCGCTGGTGCTTCGCGTCGGAAAGTTTCGGGAAGTCGATCTCTGGGTTCGTCTTCTGGCCCGGGAAAAGGGGCTGGTGACGGCCTTTGCCTTCGGCGGCAGCAGGAGCAGACGACGTTTTACCGGCTGTCTCGACGCGTTCAATCTCATCAGGGTCAGCGCGGGCTACTCCCGGGACGGGCGTTTTCTCAACATGAGCGAAGCCACGCTTCTGGCCGGGCCCGAACGGCTGCGCCGCGACTGGCGCAGGCAGGGCATGGCCGCCAACTGCGTGCGCTTCATGGAGGCCATGGGCGTTCCGCCGGACAACGCCGGGGCAAGCTTTTCGCTCATGCGCGGCATGCTGGAGCTTCTTGAAAAGGAGGACGACGTGCCTGCCGTCATGCCGGTGCTGTTTCGTTTCCGGCTGGCGTCGGAGCAGGGCTACGCGCCGCAGCTGCACGTCTGCGCGCGCTGCGGACGCCCGCTTGAGGCCGAACCCGACGTGCATTTTCTGGTGGGGGAGGGCGAAGTGTGCTGCGCATCCTGCCGGCGTCCGGGCGACATGAGCCTTGTTCTGGGGCAGGAAGCTCTTGACGTACTGGGTAAAGTGAAGGAATACTCACCGGAGTCATGGGGCAGGCTGCGCCCTTCGCCGGAAGGCGCAAGGCAGGCCGCGCGCCTTATCGACGCTTTTGTGCGATATCATCTCGGGCTTGAATGGGGTAACGGCCGGTTCAGGTCCATTTAG
- a CDS encoding D-cysteine desulfhydrase, which produces MNLAKFPRRGYVKEATPIEYLPNLSKALGNKVNVYMKRDDLLPGCAGGNKTRKLDFAIADALAQGADTVITCGAVQSNHCRLTLAWAVHEGLDCHLVLEERVKGSYNPEASGNNFLYHLLGVKSITVVPGGSPMMEEMEKVAEKLRAQGKKPYIIPGGASNHIGALGYVSCAQEIMQQMFEMGLNFDHVVVPSGSAGTHAGMIAGFYGNNMDVPMIGIDVSRPGDVEAAIVHKLAQETLDYIGAGVKLPEEKVVCFGDYYQPGYSIPNDGMVEAVKMVARTEAILLDPVYSGKAMSGMIDLIRKDYFPKGANVLFLHTGGSPALYAYLPTFR; this is translated from the coding sequence ATGAATCTCGCTAAGTTCCCCCGTCGTGGTTATGTCAAGGAAGCTACCCCCATCGAATATCTGCCCAACCTGTCCAAGGCCCTGGGCAACAAGGTCAACGTGTACATGAAGCGCGACGACCTGCTCCCCGGCTGCGCCGGCGGCAACAAGACCCGTAAGCTGGACTTCGCCATCGCCGACGCTCTGGCTCAGGGCGCCGACACCGTCATCACCTGCGGCGCCGTGCAGTCCAACCACTGCCGTCTGACCCTCGCCTGGGCCGTGCATGAAGGCCTCGACTGCCATCTCGTTCTGGAAGAACGCGTGAAGGGCAGCTACAACCCCGAAGCTTCCGGCAACAACTTCCTGTATCATCTCCTGGGCGTGAAGAGCATCACCGTGGTGCCTGGCGGCTCCCCCATGATGGAAGAAATGGAAAAGGTTGCTGAAAAGCTGCGCGCTCAGGGCAAGAAGCCCTACATCATCCCCGGCGGCGCTTCCAACCACATCGGCGCTCTGGGCTACGTTTCCTGCGCTCAGGAAATCATGCAGCAGATGTTTGAAATGGGCCTCAACTTCGACCACGTTGTGGTGCCCAGCGGCAGCGCCGGCACTCATGCCGGCATGATCGCCGGCTTCTACGGCAACAACATGGACGTGCCCATGATCGGCATCGACGTGAGCCGCCCCGGCGACGTGGAAGCAGCCATTGTTCACAAGCTGGCTCAGGAAACCCTGGACTACATCGGCGCCGGCGTGAAACTTCCTGAAGAAAAGGTCGTGTGCTTCGGCGATTACTATCAGCCCGGCTATTCCATCCCGAACGACGGCATGGTGGAAGCCGTGAAGATGGTCGCCCGCACTGAAGCCATTCTGCTTGACCCCGTGTACAGCGGCAAGGCCATGTCCGGCATGATCGACCTCATCCGCAAGGATTACTTCCCCAAGGGCGCCAACGTGCTCTTCCTGCATACCGGCGGTTCTCCGGCCCTGTACGCCTACCTGCCCACCTTCCGCTAG
- a CDS encoding RodZ domain-containing protein has protein sequence MTLAELGARLREAREGRNMTVADVADRLKIPTRILQGIEDGSDNVPRTVYVHHFIKEYALLLGFAQNEVTEWLHGLEGFENISRPVIAENTTYTSVKPSLLPVIVGGVLKIVLVLVLASGAYMAYLHFFAARDYEKTTTTGEQAVPAAPMPTWGTSAPAPVPASPAPVAQPAAPVQQSGEAATEAQPEPALAAESSAPVQATQPAPSTQILQSDAPAVTQGSAVSAAPADPAADAQPVALPEGMHQVEVVADSGDCWMGFEPDGKKQQRTLRKGDTFSMTFRDSLVIRLGNARAVRVSYDGKELDRSTSPRVVTMSFPPTAE, from the coding sequence ATGACTCTGGCAGAACTGGGAGCAAGGCTCCGCGAGGCCCGCGAGGGCCGCAATATGACTGTGGCCGACGTAGCTGATCGTCTCAAGATTCCCACCCGCATTCTTCAGGGCATAGAAGACGGTTCGGACAACGTGCCCCGCACTGTGTACGTGCATCATTTCATCAAGGAATACGCGCTATTGCTGGGTTTTGCCCAGAACGAGGTGACGGAATGGCTTCACGGCCTGGAAGGCTTTGAAAACATTTCCCGTCCCGTGATCGCCGAAAATACCACCTACACTTCGGTGAAGCCCAGCCTGCTGCCGGTCATTGTCGGCGGCGTGCTTAAAATCGTGCTGGTGCTCGTTCTCGCCAGCGGGGCCTACATGGCCTATCTGCACTTCTTTGCCGCACGCGACTACGAAAAGACGACGACAACCGGCGAACAGGCCGTTCCGGCCGCGCCCATGCCCACATGGGGCACTTCCGCGCCTGCGCCCGTGCCTGCATCTCCGGCTCCCGTCGCCCAGCCTGCGGCCCCCGTGCAGCAGTCGGGCGAAGCGGCGACCGAGGCTCAGCCTGAGCCCGCCCTCGCTGCGGAGAGCTCCGCGCCGGTGCAGGCGACGCAGCCTGCGCCGTCCACGCAGATTCTTCAGTCCGACGCTCCCGCCGTGACGCAGGGAAGCGCGGTTTCCGCCGCGCCCGCCGATCCTGCGGCCGACGCCCAGCCTGTGGCGCTGCCCGAGGGCATGCATCAGGTGGAAGTGGTGGCCGACTCCGGCGACTGCTGGATGGGCTTTGAACCGGACGGCAAGAAGCAGCAGCGCACGCTCCGCAAGGGCGATACGTTTTCCATGACCTTCCGGGATTCTCTGGTCATCCGTCTGGGCAACGCCCGGGCGGTGCGCGTGAGCTACGACGGCAAGGAGCTGGACCGTTCCACCTCGCCGCGCGTGGTGACCATGAGCTTCCCTCCGACGGCGGAGTAG
- a CDS encoding SurA N-terminal domain-containing protein, with protein MRTLFISLACAASLLSAQPVFAVPVSRIAAVVNGDMITVRELDKALQSELIAQKLDPAKNPQMAAEVRKAVLDKMINDKILLQEAEKEKIDVSDADVDSALDRIIKDSQLSRDVFFKQLEKEGVTEKVFRDRLYVQLVSQRLMSRNVVSKVVVTEDEINDYYRKNMAGFASGRARVAMLIYPVDVDADKWAADIASGKVSFRDAVRAVSIGPNPQDGGDLGFMNLSDMAPGMMEQISMMKKGDVSPVLSMNANKAQIALLDFEEAENVDNSSAVPDPQTAMRIEQILRRPRLQERFQQYTAQLRDKALVDIRK; from the coding sequence TTGCGTACCCTTTTCATATCTCTGGCCTGTGCGGCTTCTCTTCTTTCCGCACAGCCGGTGTTTGCGGTTCCCGTTTCCCGCATTGCCGCTGTGGTCAACGGCGACATGATTACCGTTCGCGAGCTCGACAAGGCTCTTCAGTCCGAACTGATCGCCCAGAAGCTCGATCCTGCCAAGAATCCCCAGATGGCGGCCGAAGTCCGCAAGGCCGTTCTCGACAAGATGATCAACGACAAGATTCTGCTTCAGGAGGCGGAAAAGGAAAAGATCGACGTCTCCGACGCCGACGTGGACTCCGCCCTCGACAGAATCATCAAGGACAGTCAGCTTTCCCGCGACGTCTTTTTCAAACAGCTGGAAAAGGAAGGCGTGACCGAAAAGGTGTTCCGCGACAGACTGTACGTGCAGCTCGTGTCGCAGCGACTCATGAGCCGCAACGTGGTGAGCAAGGTGGTCGTGACGGAAGATGAAATCAACGACTACTACCGCAAGAACATGGCCGGATTCGCGTCCGGCCGCGCGCGGGTGGCCATGCTCATCTATCCCGTGGACGTCGATGCGGACAAGTGGGCCGCGGACATCGCGTCGGGCAAGGTTTCCTTCCGCGACGCGGTGCGCGCCGTGTCCATAGGCCCGAATCCGCAGGACGGCGGCGACCTCGGCTTCATGAATCTTTCCGACATGGCTCCCGGCATGATGGAGCAGATTTCCATGATGAAGAAGGGCGACGTTTCCCCCGTGCTCTCCATGAACGCCAACAAGGCGCAAATTGCTCTGCTTGACTTTGAAGAGGCGGAAAACGTGGATAACAGCAGCGCTGTGCCCGATCCGCAGACCGCCATGCGCATTGAACAGATTCTGCGCCGTCCTCGTCTTCAGGAGCGTTTTCAGCAGTACACTGCGCAGCTCCGCGACAAGGCGCTCGTCGACATCCGTAAATGA
- the glyQ gene encoding glycine--tRNA ligase subunit alpha, which translates to MNFQNVILTLQDYWARQGCAVVQPVDLECGAGTFNPSTFLRVIGPEPWKAAYVEPSRRPTDGRYGDNPNRLQHYFQFQVIMKPAPADPQQLYLDSLKALGIDPAVHDIRFVEDDWESPTLGAWGLGWEVWLNGMEVSQFTYFQQVGGIDLSPASVELTYGLERLTMYLQGVESVYDIKWNDSITYGDVYHQNEYEQSCYNFDQSDADMLLRHFNDYEKECLRLIDVKLPLPAYDYCLKCSHTFNLLDARGAISITERAGYIARVRTLASGVAHLYAAQREAMGYPMLKKG; encoded by the coding sequence ATGAATTTTCAGAATGTTATTCTGACCTTGCAGGATTACTGGGCCAGACAGGGCTGCGCCGTGGTGCAGCCGGTGGATCTGGAATGCGGTGCGGGCACGTTCAACCCCTCCACGTTCCTGCGCGTTATCGGACCCGAGCCCTGGAAGGCCGCCTATGTGGAGCCTTCGCGTCGTCCCACCGACGGCCGTTACGGCGACAACCCCAACCGTCTGCAGCATTATTTTCAGTTCCAGGTCATCATGAAGCCCGCGCCGGCCGATCCGCAGCAGCTGTATCTCGACAGCCTGAAGGCTCTCGGCATCGATCCGGCCGTACACGACATCCGCTTCGTGGAAGACGACTGGGAATCTCCCACGCTCGGCGCCTGGGGCCTCGGCTGGGAAGTGTGGCTCAACGGCATGGAAGTGTCGCAGTTCACCTATTTTCAGCAGGTGGGCGGCATCGATCTTTCTCCGGCCAGCGTGGAGCTCACCTACGGCCTTGAGCGCCTGACCATGTATCTGCAGGGCGTGGAGTCGGTGTACGACATCAAGTGGAACGACTCCATCACCTACGGCGACGTGTATCATCAGAATGAATACGAGCAGTCCTGCTACAACTTCGATCAGAGCGACGCGGACATGCTGCTTCGGCATTTCAACGACTACGAAAAGGAATGCCTGCGCCTCATCGACGTGAAGCTGCCTTTGCCCGCCTACGACTACTGCCTGAAGTGTTCTCATACGTTCAACCTGCTGGACGCCCGCGGAGCCATTTCCATCACGGAACGCGCCGGGTACATCGCCCGCGTGCGCACGCTGGCTTCCGGCGTGGCCCATCTCTATGCCGCCCAGCGCGAAGCCATGGGATATCCCATGCTGAAGAAGGGGTAA